TACAGTAGTGAGTGTAGGAAAATGAGCAACACAGAAGACCTTCCAGAACTTTGCACTACCTTATGCTGGTACATCTAGAAGGCCAGATGCGATGTTTTCTCCCAAGGGATACAACCAGATCTAGTGGCCGCtattattataataaaaaatcaGTTGTCTAATACCCTAAAATTTCAAACCAAACCCCCATTGAATAAACACCAACCACTGCCCAGAGAGATGTTCTTCAACTCACTATACCAAATACAACTACCAAAATCCTGTTACATACTATATACATAAGTGAAACAAAACTGCAAGTACAATAACAGTCATCACCAATGCAAATGGTACTGCAAATAGAGAGAGCGGGTTCAGAATGCAAGCCAAAAAGAAGAGGACAAGGAGTCACGGTTGGGATGATTGCAACACTGTAATGGGCATACCAACACAGGAAATATGAGGTGACAATAGTCTTAGAAGATAAAGAAGTCAGGATTCAGGTGATTAGGAAGCTGAAGCAACTAGAAGTATGTTCGAAGAATATGTTGTTAAATTTTGTAACACATCttataagtttttttttagaAGTATAACTTGTAATTTCCTAAGGAAGACTATGCCGCCAGAACAATTATAATGGGCAATCACTATCCTAGATTCTCCATCTAGTGGATGTAATTGGATACAACTGATGCCGGAAAACAATCTGCTTGTAAAAATGGAAGCTaggtgtgttagagcatttctcggttgaatccATCacttttgctatctcaagcttgttctcaatgttaggtgatcaaaattatatcttcattTCTAATCTACTAAGTCAAGTATCAGATAAGTTAGAAttatagttgagtatcagagatcacctttgaagactgaagattgacgaagatatttgtagaaattctgtatcaggtatttgaaaactgaaccattctattttattcactataccatcattctatctattgagactatgtcgtatgccTTATAGTAGATTTGCAAAGAAGATGTTTCGAgttaagcttgtcttgtgaaaaatctcgatggtcaaaggtccttaacaattttagttctatgaattaatttgtggatcaattgaaaagtaCCCATGCAAATGATCATATTAGTTGGGAATATTTCAAACAACATAAGACAGAATTATGAACTTACTGAAATTTCTACTcaaggtaggttggcgaaccagttcgcaaaccgtaaGTTCaattgggaacagttcacgaactcGGTTGGCGAACCGCGGTGAACTAatttttataagttggataaaTTGGCGAGAAGTTGGCGAACCCCGGTTCACGAATCGTGGCCAACAAAGTtcggtagtctagtagggttggtGAATCCGCTCACGAACCATAGCACCCTGACTCTTGAACAAGCCCTACGGTTGATAAACCGTTGTACCAACCCAACGTTCCTAGCAATGTTTAGCAGATGcttaaataattattattttaatatgtttaacattgctaGAACTAtattaaacacttctaagacttcattgatcacgtaaacacttatgtgtgtgaatCATGATTAGTTTCTTAGTAGTTTAAATGAATATCAAAtagcttttagtttttttttggctaacttgccaaaccgaacagtcattatagACGGATCAGTAAtcgaacctatgtgtatagtaTTCTATTGTAGTTTGAAGACCTAATATTTTTGCTTGattatcaagttatcttagcttgaattctagtCTGACCTtggtatttgaaaactatatatagaGCATCTCTGTAatctgggaaaatcaatcccggAAACTTTGTGTCccagttgattctagagtcgcctATATTGACCTTTTCAGTCTACGACTAAAATACTTCGCTTGGAGATTCGTTAAGCCAGTtttgactatctttaccttgatagttcgtgtatcctggtcttgcttttatgttatcgaggttttcttaatctctttctggaaagatagataataatcacaaagttctcttcgtctcagactgtgtgattcctcaagatagatatctaaagactgatcttagttgatctttcgaagATTGTTCTTGCGAGATGGTTAAGAATCTatgatgctcttcgggagtcgtaagttccggatttgtgaggtttgctagcttgtctattgcaaacTGGTTTccgcaccttgatctttgatctaaacgtaaatcaaataggcttatatgttagaggcagattcgtatcaaaagtcttcatttCGACcgaaacaactcttaggctgtaaagaacgtcatctaagggaatcaagtgtgtagaaccttgcgaggttcaatagaggtaaggagcgcgactgtaactgaaacGCTTGAAGGGTggattcgatctcaactacaATCAGTCTGAAGTctcgtagtaggctagtatctgtagcggcttaatacagtgtggtgttcaatctggacgagatcccggggttttctgctattgcggtttcctcgttagcaaaatttctggtgtcttgtgtttttccttttcttcattatattgtttatctttataattgtatTTACACaagtttgtacgtattcaatctaagtagatatgtccgcttaattgtaatcgatcccgagactagtttcttgtagaattcgtatcctAAAAGATAGACAACAAGTTTGATCACTCGgaagaattccgattgaattatttgggtacaactagattgatcttggatatttgtttttgagatcgtccaagtactcttcgtaacaatcaggttcacagaccttgtgtctatataaatactgattgagtagaggttgagatgttaattttatatacacattgtcaaggatcattagaTTGGTCTATttgcaattgtattaagttttgtctatacagattgcaaaagaaaaaaaaattgtctaaAAAGAAATTGGGTGTATTTGTTATCCCCTATATTTTCAAGGTGGAAATTTAATAACACCATCTAGTCGATCTTAATTTAAAGATctttccaaaaaaagaaaaaaatgttaaaGAGTGGTCTGAACGAGACTTTGTCTACAGTGATGTTGTTGTTTGGTGCAATTTTTGGACAACTACTTGttagtttctttatattttctctAAAAGAAGCCAgattgaaaattttatttttaggaaaatGATGCAGTTAACTCTACCTAGCTAATTGAGTTAACTCCACCTAGGTAATTAATTTTACAGTTTTCCCTATTCCATCCAAATTTTTCCCATTGTACAAAAATTAGAAATCGCAAAAAAAATCGTATCACAAACAAATATCaatagaaaaaaacaaaaaatcaataaaaCAATACACATAATAAAATGAGACTAATGTTTTCCTTTATAAGGAGGTACTgttgggtattcccctgcctgtAAGTCCAAGAGGATCAGATGGTAAAGGATAAGGGCATAATAAAGTGTATGGTATTTTTACCGGTCCAAACCTATTCTTATATTCCTCTGCATTGTTCATCTCCAGGATTTTATTCTCAATGTGCACCAACTTTTCTCCAAATCTCTTAAACGCATCAAGTGGTGTTGCATCTTTAGTCCAATAATCAGGGCAATCTCTTTGTCCAAGGTATATTTCATCAGCAGAATGCTTAGATAAAGCTTCAATGAGGGATATACCAAGAAGTGTTTGTAACTGGCTAGTGATAGTTTTCAAGAAAACCGCGTCTGGGTTCGTCTCAAGTTCAACATACTCGGGATCCCCTATCTCAGGCATGAATCGTCTGCTCACGGTTGGGCGATTTGGCAGGTAACCTGCATATGCGTACATTCCAAAGTTCACTGCTGCATGAAGTGCTGAGGCTATCCAAATAATTATGGTGCATGATTGAGTTAACTCTGACAAGGTTTGCATTTTTGGCCACCATGGTTCATCTTTCAGGTCACTATGACCTTTGGTTCTGAGATCCTCCCACCATGACTGCAGCTCTGTATCACCTTGGATCAAGTCGTCAGTAGGATAGTAGAACGAACAATATTCATAGACCCATTTTTCAATTGCTGACCAGATCTCAAGCCCGTCCACTGCATACGGATAGTCTTCGATCAATAAACGTAAACCGTGTGGTTTGCTAGGGTCTTGAACTGCAATTCCTCTGAACAAGCAAAAAAATATCAGGTGATCTGACATGAAAACTGAAATGTGCATACCTTAAGTACATGAATCCGACTAGAATTGTTGATATTTTTTAAGTTACCTTTTCAGGAGATTTTGTGGGAGTGATTGTTCTGTGAAATTCCATCCTTTATAGATCGTAGCAGACAGTTCCATGGCATACTTTTCTGGAAAGACAGTTCGCTCAACAAAACCGCCGGCATTGATGAGAATATGACGAGCCAAAGCATTTATATGCATCGTATCTCGAAAATGAGGTTGCAAAAGCTTAAAGATTGGGTGGAGAACACTCAGTTGTCTATTAGTAGCAATAACAAACGGCTCAATTACCGCATGTGTATACAACCTGCAAAATATATCAtaagttttgttgtcatattaAAATTAATGGTTATTAGTGTAGTGAACCACAAAATAATACCAGTGGCTAATGAGTTGATGGACGCCAGAGTCATTCACAGCTGCATAAGCTTTGGCCAACTGCCATATTGAACCCTCGACACCTTCTTGAACCGGTGAGTAGACCTTATTAATAGCACCATGGATTTCGCCATCAGGGTGCACCAGACTCAACTCAATAGCCAAAGGCTTTAAGGTCCCATCTTCTTGTAAGTAGAGGATTGTCCTAGTAGCATACGTTTTCGTCCCCGTTGCATTTATTCGGTTCAAGTACGGGATCAATTCGTCATGATGATCTAATATAAACAACTTGTTTTTCTCTAATGCCTCATTAACTGTAATCCCATTCAAGTTCTTCCCAATATGTTCTTTGGTTATTGAACTGGTGTGGTCTCCGTATAGAGTGGTGTCAAGTTTACTAGT
The nucleotide sequence above comes from Papaver somniferum cultivar HN1 chromosome 8, ASM357369v1, whole genome shotgun sequence. Encoded proteins:
- the LOC113303475 gene encoding probable linoleate 9S-lipoxygenase 5: MMSLPKIYTCFLESVYKLLSSIYSQLWLLLVPPLFVFFFIKNMCLTEVLGKCFGLKDDDHRNKQIIRVKGTVVLMKKNKLDLTDYGASLLDRVHELFGNGVCLQLISSDNADKDNEMRGKVGKEAYLEEWVNKITSLTAGLSEFHVTFEWDESIGIPGAFFIKNFHHSEFFLKTLILEDVPGSGPIHFVCNSWIYPSKHYKYPRIFFSNQSYLTSNTPEALLKYREDELKILRGDGAGELQSWDRVYDYALYNDLGTDRPILGNSTELPYPRRGRTGRKPDKKDPNYETRLFILNLNIYIPRDEKFSQLKFSDFLAYAVKALGQVVRPEIKAIFDKTPNEFDSFDDVLHLYEGYQGRPVNQTGDSHLLSSNWSLNLEFIKELFRSDGEKPLKFPKPEVIQANEFAWRTDEEFGREMLAGVNPVSIRLLQEFPPTSKLDTTLYGDHTSSITKEHIGKNLNGITVNEALEKNKLFILDHHDELIPYLNRINATGTKTYATRTILYLQEDGTLKPLAIELSLVHPDGEIHGAINKVYSPVQEGVEGSIWQLAKAYAAVNDSGVHQLISHWLYTHAVIEPFVIATNRQLSVLHPIFKLLQPHFRDTMHINALARHILINAGGFVERTVFPEKYAMELSATIYKGWNFTEQSLPQNLLKRGIAVQDPSKPHGLRLLIEDYPYAVDGLEIWSAIEKWVYEYCSFYYPTDDLIQGDTELQSWWEDLRTKGHSDLKDEPWWPKMQTLSELTQSCTIIIWIASALHAAVNFGMYAYAGYLPNRPTVSRRFMPEIGDPEYVELETNPDAVFLKTITSQLQTLLGISLIEALSKHSADEIYLGQRDCPDYWTKDATPLDAFKRFGEKLVHIENKILEMNNAEEYKNRFGPVKIPYTLLCPYPLPSDPLGLTGRGIPNSTSL